The Maridesulfovibrio zosterae DSM 11974 genome window below encodes:
- a CDS encoding PAS domain-containing hybrid sensor histidine kinase/response regulator: MRNILLVLLVLLPGCTDIFAHGWLSNSITELGAADLDRIFAISAGVVITVLLAFIAFLYLNIDKRKKVELELQRERDLMGSIMETSPMGILVMDNDGKIIFANEQAARVHGVSREDIIGRQHNDPIWKIRGHDGSLFPEERLAFNRVMKIRNAVLDIRYAIHWLDGRRVLLSINASPLFADDGSIKKVVATVEDITTRKKVEEALKESAYRFRSLVKTAESVIILLSPDKKILEFNRMAEELFGRTRHEVLGRDYYELFVPERLWGDSSRQFATVLSGTPLRLQENYVQTSDGEESLVQWSLSRLLDAKGDALGVLAVGQDITERKRGEVELCEARDAAEEANRAKSEFLANMSHEIRTPISAIIGMTDMTLNTYLTGEQKGYLATVKKAAESLLHIINDILDISKIEARKMELRPEDFDFHEMLSKQLSVLEVQAEEKGIELRSNINENVSRFYHGDEYRLGQIIINLVGNSIKFTEKGYVEISVDHVGSYDEGAILEFRVRDTGIGISKDKAEKLFESFVQLNAGYSKRHPGSGLGLAISRQLVKMMGGHIDFNSKIGWGTEFKFTVRLKSSEGQRVNKSTLIDNGNEGVKSGANILLAEDNATNQVYISHFLTEEGFHVQAAENGLEALELLENEGPFDVILMDVQMPEMDGLEATRKIRESGNDIPIIALTAYAMEGDREKFLDSGMDAYSSKPVKIDELVKIIGRLIPKG, from the coding sequence ATGCGTAATATACTTTTGGTCTTATTAGTACTGCTCCCCGGGTGTACGGATATTTTTGCACACGGGTGGCTTTCTAATTCTATTACAGAGCTTGGGGCTGCTGATCTGGACCGTATTTTTGCAATTAGTGCAGGAGTTGTGATTACGGTTTTGCTGGCTTTTATTGCTTTTCTCTATCTCAATATTGATAAGCGTAAAAAGGTTGAGCTTGAATTGCAGCGTGAGCGTGATCTTATGGGAAGTATTATGGAAACCAGTCCCATGGGAATCCTGGTGATGGACAATGACGGTAAAATTATTTTTGCAAATGAACAGGCCGCAAGGGTACATGGCGTTTCTCGTGAAGATATTATAGGCAGGCAGCATAACGATCCTATCTGGAAAATTCGTGGACATGACGGCTCACTTTTTCCTGAGGAGCGTCTTGCTTTTAACCGTGTTATGAAGATTCGTAATGCCGTTCTTGACATCCGCTATGCCATCCACTGGCTGGATGGTCGAAGGGTTTTGTTGTCTATTAACGCATCTCCTCTTTTTGCTGATGATGGAAGTATTAAAAAGGTCGTCGCTACAGTCGAAGATATTACCACCAGAAAAAAAGTGGAAGAGGCTTTGAAAGAGAGTGCTTACCGTTTTCGTTCTTTGGTTAAGACCGCAGAAAGTGTTATAATTCTGCTCTCGCCGGACAAAAAGATTCTAGAGTTTAACCGTATGGCAGAGGAACTTTTCGGTAGAACCCGTCACGAAGTTTTGGGGCGTGATTATTATGAACTGTTTGTGCCTGAGCGTCTGTGGGGCGACTCTTCCCGTCAATTTGCTACTGTGCTATCTGGTACTCCATTGAGATTACAGGAGAATTATGTACAAACAAGTGACGGAGAAGAATCTCTGGTACAGTGGTCTTTGTCCCGTTTACTTGATGCTAAAGGTGATGCTCTTGGTGTTTTAGCCGTGGGGCAGGATATCACTGAAAGAAAGCGCGGTGAAGTTGAGCTTTGCGAAGCAAGAGATGCAGCAGAGGAAGCGAACAGAGCTAAAAGCGAGTTTTTAGCTAATATGAGTCATGAAATTCGTACTCCGATAAGTGCAATTATTGGTATGACTGATATGACGCTGAATACCTATCTTACAGGTGAGCAGAAAGGGTATCTGGCCACGGTAAAGAAGGCAGCAGAATCACTGTTACATATAATTAATGATATTCTTGATATTTCTAAAATAGAAGCCCGCAAGATGGAACTTAGGCCTGAGGATTTTGATTTTCATGAGATGCTCAGTAAGCAGCTATCTGTACTTGAGGTTCAGGCTGAGGAAAAGGGAATTGAGTTGCGGAGCAATATTAATGAAAATGTTTCAAGATTTTACCATGGTGATGAATACAGGCTTGGGCAGATCATTATTAATCTTGTAGGTAATTCCATTAAGTTTACAGAAAAAGGATATGTTGAAATTTCTGTTGATCATGTGGGAAGTTATGATGAGGGGGCTATACTTGAGTTCAGGGTTAGGGATACAGGAATAGGAATTTCTAAAGATAAAGCAGAAAAGTTGTTCGAAAGTTTTGTGCAGCTTAATGCCGGATACTCAAAACGGCATCCGGGCAGCGGCCTTGGACTTGCTATTTCGCGTCAACTTGTCAAAATGATGGGTGGGCATATTGATTTCAACAGTAAGATTGGTTGGGGAACTGAATTCAAGTTTACCGTTAGGCTTAAATCAAGTGAAGGACAAAGGGTTAACAAATCAACACTTATTGATAATGGGAATGAGGGGGTTAAGTCTGGAGCGAATATTCTTCTTGCTGAAGATAATGCCACGAATCAGGTTTATATCTCGCATTTTTTGACAGAAGAAGGTTTTCATGTGCAGGCCGCAGAGAATGGGCTTGAAGCTCTTGAGCTGCTTGAAAATGAGGGGCCTTTTGACGTTATTCTTATGGATGTGCAGATGCCGGAAATGGATGGGTTGGAAGCAACAAGAAAAATCAGGGAATCAGGTAATGATATTCCGATCATTGCTCTAACTGCATATGCAATGGAAGGTGATCGCGAAAAATTTTTAGATA